The Pyrenophora tritici-repentis strain M4 chromosome 2, whole genome shotgun sequence genome window below encodes:
- a CDS encoding Atrophin-1 multi-domain protein: MPHWGRPPGGSSGVGRYYGGSRDDVLRFQDLGSDDEKDGVVLDSAFQPALNGQHINPDELYFNDMDIRAWEGRASALAEATYGQENGYQEDSERRFDSAEYEEMLFRRVLDKIRIARAAGNPDVSLSPQELHAYQSRLYGPRVPAARPQAQSRHSSASTPTDSASVVSVPGDGRHGASSTRSKKSEKRNFIFSSKSRKDKQPSSRTRTLAVSALDSYAPPPGFVVPGPSGEPMYTPISAHPASLAREHESLDPPSRSAADVSHHVPTPSVTTTRDMLGAYPESVYEYQPATPRRQDRTISPRQAAFEADTPPVSRTRSPSIQSSRLVPFPVEPYQYHSFSPASSSSPTSPQLQYTRRISSGVSEASYASIPRRVPVPVQASASIPLQRAVAVGSGQGSQSDPVLVTQVSGSATAVPAQESGRGVGSGHGAEKRRKSGKSRKKE, encoded by the coding sequence ATGCCCCACTGGGGAAGACCACCAGGGGGCTCGTCGGGTGTGGGGAGATACTATGGGGGGAGTAGGGACGACGTACTTAGGTTTCAAGATTTGGGTAGCGACGACGAAAAGGATGGCGTTGTATTAGATTCGGCCTTTCAACCAGCCTTGAACGGCCAGCACATCAATCCAGATGAATTATACTTTAATGATATGGATATCAGAGCGTGGGAGGGCAGAGCATCGGCTTTGGCAGAAGCAACTTATGGTCAAGAAAATGGTTACCAAGAAGACAGTGAAAGGCGCTTTGATTCGGCCGAATATGAAGAGATGCTCTTTCGACGTGTACTCGACAAGATCCGGATAGCAAGAGCAGCAGGAAATCCAGACGTCTCACTCAGTCCTCAAGAGCTTCATGCGTATCAGTCACGACTCTACGGCCCACGAGTGCCTGCAGCGCGCCCCCAAGCCCAATCTCGGCACAGTAGCGCTTCAACACCTACTGATAGTGCTAGCGTTGTGAGTGTCCCTGGGGATGGCAGACACGGTGCCTCCTCAACGCGGTCAAAGAAGAGTGAGAAGCGCAACTTCATCTTCAGCTCAAAATCAAGAAAAGACAAGCAGCCTAGCAGTCGTACACGTACATTGGCTGTATCTGCTCTAGATAGTTATGCGCCGCCACCAGGATTTGTTGTACCAGGTCCCAGTGGAGAGCCCATGTATACACCTATCAGCGCTCATCCGGCCAGTCTAGCTCGTGAACACGAGTCTCTGGACCCGCCGTCCCGCTCGGCGGCTGATGTCAGCCACCATGTTCCTACGCCTTCAGTCACCACGACGAGAGACATGCTCGGTGCATACCCGGAATCTGTGTACGAATATCAGCCTGCAACCCCTCGACGTCAAGATCGGACTATCTCTCCACGACAAGCTGCTTTTGAAGCTGATACGCCGCCCGTCTCCCGCACAAGATCACCTTCAATACAATCATCTCGGCTTGTGCCGTTTCCCGTCGAGCCATATCAATACCACTCCTTCAGCCCAgcttcttcgtcgtcgccgACTTCGCCTCAACTACAATACACTCGAAGAATAAGCTCCGGCGTATCCGAAGCTAGCTACGCGTCGATACCAAGGCGTGTGCCAGTGCCCGTGCAGGCTTCAGCATCAATACCACTTCAACGAGCTGTAGCTGTTGGAAGTGGTCAGGGCAGTCAGTCGGACCCGGTTCTGGTAACGCAGGTGTCTGGTTCGGCGACTGCGGTACCAGCTCAGGAAAGTGGTAGAGGTGTTGGAAGTGGCCATGGAGCTGAGAAGCGGCGAAAGAGTGGTAAAAGTAGAAAGAAGGAATAA
- a CDS encoding YIP3, Prenylated rab acceptor 1: protein MSRFSIPIDALTSRMNFGGRFDSLRSTSVSSRFANLRPISEFFDVKRISKPANFGEVQSRVNYNLGYFSSNYAAVFVMLSVYSLLTNLMLLFVICLVVGGMFGIGKLEGNDLQLGSWRATTSQLYTTLFVIAIPLGLWASPFTTVLWLIGATGVTVVGHAAFMDKPIESAFSEEAV from the coding sequence ATGTCACGCTTCAGCATCCCCATCGACGCCTTGACGTCCAGGATGAATTTTGGTGGACGCTTCGACAGCCTGCGCTCAACCTCCGTCTCGTCCCGATTCGCCAACTTGCGACCCATCTCCGAGTTCTTCGACGTCAAGCGCATCTCCAAACCCGCAAACTTCGGCGAGGTCCAGAGCAGGGTCAACTACAACTTGGGCTACTTCTCCAGCAACTATGCTGCTGTCTTCGTCATGCTCAGCGTCTACAGTTTGCTCACCAACTTGATGCTTCTCTTCGTCATCTGCCTGGTAGTCGGTGGAATGTTCGGTATCGGTAAGCTCGAGGGCAACGATCTGCAACTCGGCAGCTGGCGCGCAACCACCTCGCAGCTTTACACTACACTCTTCGTCATTGCTATTCCTCTCGGTCTCTGGGCATCGCCCTTCACCACGGTACTCTGGCTCATCGGAGCGACGGGCGTGACTGTTGTCGGCCACGCTGCGTTCATGGATAAACCAATCGAGTCAGCTTTTTCCGAGGAGGCGGTCTAG
- a CDS encoding DnaJ, DnaJ-class molecular chaperone with C-terminal Zn finger domain protein, with the protein MRSHTLLALVVCLFVAFAAAWTKEDHEIFRIRDEVAKAEGKNVTFYDLLGVKPGASQDQLTKAYRKKSRELHPDKARQAYINNYAKNQKKAGGKKQPSNREIEAHVKKVTAAYQRLSVVATMLKGAERERYDHFLRNGFPAWRGSGYYYERFRPGLGSVIFGLLVVLGGGFHYFALLMGWKRRREFAERYIRQARKTAWGDESGLQGIPGVDAVPVPPNVEQVEESPEDTPDEAIPRNRRERRAMEKDARKPKKVQAVKKARTDGISAPVEAEVISGPQGAKRRIVAENGKVLVVDSVGNVFLEHENEDGQKGEYLIDPDEEPKPTIFDTLLFKLPKFAYNQSVGRVLGKKELLNEPLLDSSNLPEGEAAIQNATAANLNGEARKRKAIVRKAR; encoded by the exons ATGAGATCTCACACACTGCTCGCACTGGTTGTGTGCCTCTTCGTGGCATTTGCTGCCGCCTGGACAAAAGAGG ACCACGAAATATTCCGTATCCGTGACGAAGTCGCCAAAGCAGAGGGCAAGAATGTCACTTTCTACGACCTACTCGGCGTCAAGCCCGGCGCGTCGCAAGATCAATTGACAAAGGCTTACCGCAAGAAGTCGCGCGAGCTTCACCCCGACAAGGCCCGCCAGGCGTACATTAACAACTATGCGAAGAACCAAAAGAAGGCGGGAGGCAAGAAGCAGCCATCCAACAGGGAGATTGAAGCGCACGTCAAGAAGGTCACGGCCGCCTACCAGCGACTCTCCGTCGTAGCCACTATGCTCAAGGGCGCCGAACGCGAGCGTTACGACCACTTCCTAAGGAACGGCTTCCCTGCGTGGAGGGGCTCTGGCTACTACTATGAGCGTTTCCGCCCTGGCCTCGGTTCCGTCATCTTTGGACTACTTGTCGTCTTGGGTGGAGGGTTTCACTACTTTGCTCTCCTGATGGGATGGAAGCGTAGAAGGGAGTTTGCTGAGAGATACATTCGCCAGGCCCGCAAGACTGCTTGGGGTGACGAGAGCGGTCTACAGGGGATCCCAGGTGTAGACGCTGTCCCTGTCCCTCCCAACGTCGAACAGGTCGAAGAATCTCCTGAAGATACTCCTGATGAGGCAATCCCCAGAAACCGTCGCGAAAGGCGCGCCATGGAGAAGGATGCTCGCAAGCCCAAGAAGGTACAGGCTGTGAAGAAAGCACGCACGGATGGTATCAGCGCTCCTGTCGAGGCAGAGGTCATTTCCGGTCCCCAAGGAGCCAAGAGGCGCATCGTCGCTGAGAACGGTAAAGTCCTGGTCGTCGACTCTGTTGGTAATGTCTTTTTGGAACACGAGAACGAGGACGGACAGAAGGGCGAGTACCTGATTGAC CCCGATGAAGAACCCAAGCCCACCATCTTCGATACTCTTCTGTTCAAGCTGCCAAAGTTTGCCTACAACCAGTCGGTCGGACGCGTCCTCGGCAAGAAGGAGCTGCTCAATGAGCCTCTCCTGGATTCGTCCAACCTTCCCGAAGGTGAAGCTGCCATCCAGAATGCTACTGCAGCCAACCTCAACGGCGAAGCCAGGAAACGCAAAGCCATTGTCCGCAAGGCGAGGTAA